tacagacttgggcttcttcacttgagtagcaacctGACGTAGATGCAACATGAGAGTGGGGCgggggaggcagaggaggagaGGAGATTTTTACTCAGCCGTGGAATGATGAAGTAAATATAGGAAGGCGCGCGTGATTGATGATAATTTATTCTTCACTGGCGCCGATTGAGATCGGCTAGGTACTGATTAGAGGAGTAAACTTGAAATTTTACTCTTCTAACCAGTTATAAAGGATCGGTTAGAAATGCCCTTATGTGACCGATATTTATACTTGTGTTATGTGTCGGCAGCTTATTCCAATCAAAAGCTACAAAAGGCCAAAGCTGATACGACACTGATCATGGTTCAGCTCTCAACTTTCTGAAGTTTGAACGTGTATTAAGTTGTAGTTTTGTacaatatatatccattgtatatTAGGCTTGCACTTGAAGAAAAAATCCCAGCTAGCAGCAATCATGGTTAAGCTCTCTCAACTCTTCTTGGGTAGTAGTGCAACTGTGAGCTATCAAAGCCACCGCTAATCATCACTGACTAGTCGTGTCAGTATGGCCAGTCAGCGATGACTTTCCTTTGGGACCCTCTTGATAGACATCACTGACCAACTAGTTCATCAGTTATTACTACTAATCACCGTTGTGAAATTACAGACAGGTCCATGGCGCGTCAGTGATAAATGCTTTTGTCCTGTCAATGCCAACTGGTTTTTTGGTGGTGGGTGTGAGGAAAAATATCAGGTGACCCAGAAGCTAAAATTCTCCCATGCTACAATGTGATTCCGGCTATTGGATCTCACATCCAACGGTCAATATCTAGGGGATGTGGACTAAGGCGCGATTATGGGCTTCCTGAAGGGCTCTATTGAAAATGTTCTGGGGCTCCTGGGCTGACCATTGGATGTGATATCCAATGGCCGAGAGCACATCGTAGCATGGGAGCATTTTAGCTCCCGTATCACTTGATATGCACCCGTGGGTGCGATGGGCAAACTAGGGTTGGCTTTATATAGGCGGTAGAGGCGAGGATGGAGTTGTGCATGGCAACAATCGAGCTTCACCGTTATGGCCACTCAACCATGTTTAAAGTCCCCCCGCACGCACACAAGGAGAAGGTGTTTTTTGGGCATCTTTGGGAGGAGCACGCGCAGGATGATGCTCGGTGCAGCCGGTTCCGGAGGTCCAAGATGACCCTAACAGATGGGCTCCACCTATCAGTGGTTGTGAAGGTAGAACTAAAGGCAACTCAACATAGGGCTAAGTAGCGCTCGAGCGATTCTGGTCCTTGGGGAGAGAAGGAATCGGCTAGATTCAGTCCAATCGCTTTTATAGTTTTTTACGTAACTtctattttttaaaaattatagGAGATTGATCACGACCTTTATAATTACCAAATCTATTCCAAAAGTCCAAGAAAAAAATCCAGTAAATCGAAATAATTGTTTTGGGTACGAGAATACTAGTTTCCACCGAATATAATTTTTGAAACTCATTCTGTATACAAAACATGCATATAGGCCATTAATAAATCCCTAAAATTAATTTCTAGAGTTTATTAATTTCTATTTTGGTTTTGAACATCCAATATGATTCATGTGTGTCTAATTTATAGACTTGTGAGTTGGATCAAGTTGAATTTTTTAAATGACCCAAAAAATCTAAATTTGAAACCAAGCCCACCTTACGTGATGCTGGTCAAGGGGTAAGGGACCCTCCTTCCAACTTCGGATACCATTTCCTAGGGCTAGCGTTAGGCATGCCCAAGTGGATGTTTCTAGGAACACATCGAATCATGCTGAACGGAGTGATCCGCCGAGGTTAAAGTGCTCGTTTTGTTCTTGGAAATAGGGAAAAGCTTAGAATGAGAACAGTTGGATGCAACTCTCCCTACTCATCCCCTTAGAAGTACCAACGCTAACTCATTTCATGTACTAGCGTGATGTTTGTCGATGAGTAAGTATAAGTAGTGAGATAAGGGTATGTTCAATGGTGCATTGAGACTGGGTCACCCAAAAGAGTGTCTAGGGACCTCTGGGTCTTGTGCCTCATTGCGCCCAAGTAGGTACTTAGTGGGGGTAATGATGGGTGCACTTACTCAGGTATGTAGCTATAATGGGAGATCATTCCCGTAACAGTAGGATTGCTCGATTATATCATATCCCTCAAAGGTACTACGACATTCACCTACTAATATAAGAGACAAATAGACCTCCGTCAAAGATCATTGGACTTCTAAGGCATTTGACTCATAAGCTAGATATCTCTAGATAAGATCTACACCGTTGTAATCCTACCATTGATTAGTTAATGTCAGCAGGCAGGACGTAAGGCGTTTATCCATCCAGGAGCCAGAACCTTGGTGAACCCACCATGTAACCTTCGTGGTCAGCGGTGCATTAACCTCGAGACGGTACAACCGGGTGATCCCAAAGTTACAAGGGAACGTATCTTCTATAACATCCAAATCCCTGACCGAGCATACACATATTTATCCTTTCCAAGTGTCTATTCAAGCACAATGGGTGCATAGCCTCAGATACTTTTCAAGTGAAAATCGGTGTATATGAAATCCAAATAATTCTATGGAGTATTAGAACTAGTCATCCACAATGCTATGTTTACTATGTTCCGACAATATGCAAGTATGGATCATCTATAATGAGTAATAAATCGGCCGATACTAAATATGGTGATGCATTGCCAAATTTCAACAAACTTTTATCAGGTCAATAAGGATCGCCGCACAACCAGGGAACTATATAAACTAGCATATTTTATTACAATGTTTTATTCATGCATTGCATTACATAGGCACTCGGATCCACCTCACTAAGATTTCCCTCCCGGGCCTCCATAAAAGAATTGCGCTCTTCCTATGGGTGAGGCAGAGTAGAGCTTGCCATCTGTAACTTTAGTGCGTGCATCATTGCCAATTGGGGTGCTTCTACCATCCTTGTGGATGAGCCAGATATCATGGATAGATGCAGCTTGACCAGGGTTAGAGGCAAAGGCTCCACTTCCCATAGGAGGAGTTGTATTATTTGTAGTACTTCGAGCATGGCCTCCAATCGAGATTTGAGTGGATTTTGTAGATAAGCTATCAAATAGTGATGCTGGGAAGTAACCTACTGGAATTGGGACACCGTTGATGCCATAATACAACCACCAGTCCCCACTTGAACTTTCCTACAATTTTATTCATGCAAACATATAGGACAATAATTAAATGAGCACTTCTGCGTCCCTAATGAACAAAAATTGAGCAGACGTACCTTGGACACTCTAATAGTAATCGTTTGGCGTTTCCTATTGATACCGGAGACAGGGCTTATGATACCACCGGGAGATATGGGGGACCCCTTCACGAGTTTAAAGCCAGGACAATCGAGGTTGACACACCCTGTACTTTGATGATTATCTTTCTGCACTTCCAAACATATCATTTAGATGTCATCCCATATTGTCTAACCGCTCATTTTTATAAACTACTCTTATTTTGGAATATCGCTTAAAATTATAATTCTTCTATGTATAGACAATTCTACCTCTATCTTTGATTTTCCCCTTATTATTTCATTACCATTGTCAAGCATTTACGCAAAACCAACTCCTAATTATTTTGCTTGTTTGAGAACACCTAGAGAAGTAGTTTATCCAATCATTCTATCAACTTAGTTTATCTTAGAGTTCTCTAAAATCATGTTACTTCAAAATATAAATCTTAGTAAAATAATAAAATTTCACACACTTTTTGTGGACCATCTATATCACAAGTTTAAATAAGAGGAAGAAACATACTGTCCAAACCGTAAAAAGGTGAGTACGCGAGTCATTAAATCGATATGGCCAAACCTATATAAGTATTGGAAACATATGTTAATTATAAGAAATACAAAACTAAAACACATCAACACCGTTTAAAAAATTATGGAAATTCAAAGACTAAAAAAGATGACTTACCACCCAACCAACAATAATTGAATTGAGTTTTTTGTTAACATCACCTTCCCAGTTATGAATACAAATTGCACCCGCTGACAGTTGTCCGACATTAAGATTGTGTCCATACACATCCATGTTAGCAGATATTCCATAGTATCCATTATCATTATCTTCCATCAAATGTACGGCAAACTGCGAAATTAAATGAGTCAATTTAAAGGTGGAGGTTATTCATACACTTCAAAAATCTAGAGAAACAAAATATAAATCAATAGTTTGGTTAGAATCACAAATAATTGAATATTATCAAAAAAATATTTTTAGTAAAGAGGAGCAAAGTATATAACTCACATAATATTTTGTgtcatcatcatttttcgatggTAAAGCTTGTGCATATGACATCTGAGGCATATATATAATATCTGTTGAACTAAAATTGCAATCCATATATTGTGAACTTGTTGGGGTTTCCTTCATACTAATGAGCATCGATGATGCATCCATATTTTCCTTCAAGACAAAAAGGATTATGTAAGTATGCATATATGGATTTGTAGCTTCTTATTTGCCGGTGTGAAAACCAACTCATCTGAAAATTATAAACAAATAATAATGGATGGTTACAGGAAAGCATGAATTCTTCTGTTGATTAACTCCACATGTATGTTGAATCTTCTGTTTCCACATCCAAACACATAAACAACTGGAAGATTCATTGTACATTGATGTATGGACTTTCTAGTATatattttggtggaattttttaTCAAATAGAATACCTATGTTTACCTCATGGGTATTCAGAGTAAGTTGATCTGCCAGGCCTTGATGCACAAAAAATATGGTGCATAACACAAATATTTACAATACTAGATGAAGATGAGACATCTTGAGATGAGGGAGAACACATATAGAGCAATATTCACATGGGAGTTCTTTTATATAGAGGGACTACTCTTAATTTCCACGCGACCACAGCCTGCAGTAGCAATAAATGATATACAACCCCCTCACAATCAAGAAACAAATGACCAAATCTCTGCTCATTAAATATGATACTATGATAGTGCTACTTGGAAGAAATTTATGGAATGGCAATCCAGATATGCAACTTTGATTTGTGTACTTATTGAAGTACATTTGTTTCCCTATCCAAAATTAAACAACTACATACTGAGCCAAAAGACATCTAATATATTGCTATCAATTACACACTTTGTGCATACTTTTTATTGAATTTTTTTGCACTAACATATTAATCCAGTTCCCAATGCTAGTTCATGTTTTTTTGTTGTTTCtttatttttttagaaaaatcCCTTGAAAAAGTCCaaggaaaacaaaacaaaaatggtgTAGGAAGTTTCAACACATCAGAAGGCCATAGGAGGTTGGCCCTACACTAGATGGGCCCCACAGGCCCTATGTGTCCTAGGGCTATGGGTGCTTACAGCCCGTGAGACCCCTTGGCTGGCGACCGGTGCCCGATGGTCCATATATACCCCCGTTTGCACACTCTAATTATCAAGAAATTTTCCGCCGCCGCCACATCTTGCATTTTCATCCCAGATCTGATACTTTGTCGTAGGGGGATTTCATCTCCGTCATCACCAACCTAGATGCTCGTGCTCCAAGATGAGTCGTGAGCAGTCCGACCCCTGGGCTACGGGTTCATGGAAGTAGTCAAAGTTGTAATCTCTCCATCTTAAATCTTTTAGGGATAATCAATTTTATGCTCCTAGTTGTGTCCTACTCGGCTGTTTTTCCCCTAGTTTCCAAAAATCCTCGGCCCTGCCCAAGCCTCTTCACTCCTATTATGCATTTGCCCTTTTACCGTTTGATTACCACTTTCAAAATTTCATCAAAAAATTCATATTAACTTTAGAAAATACAAATAAGATATccaaatgttcagaaaaacaacACCTACAtgtgcatgtcatttgcattcacGACAAAAGTGTTGTTTAAACCGCACAATGTTACTAATATTATTAAACCTAAAAATGTATGAACAACACTTttgtcatgaatgcaaatgacatacacatataggtgatgtttttctaaACATTTCGACATATTTTTGCATTTTCCTGAGTTAATATGAATTtattatgaagttttcaaagtggAAGGAAAATGTTCAAAGGGCGGTCAAAGGAAAAATGCATAAGAGGAGAGAAGTGCCTTGGGCAAGACCGATGATTTTTGAAAAGTAGGGGCAAAACagccgagtgggacacaactaggggcacaAAAATATTTGTCCCATTTTTTTATGTTCAATGCAATATCCATATGAGCTGCCCTACATGATTATGGTTTATCTGATGTATTTGTAGCAGTGATGTAATGTGGACAAATA
This genomic window from Aegilops tauschii subsp. strangulata cultivar AL8/78 chromosome 4, Aet v6.0, whole genome shotgun sequence contains:
- the LOC109777587 gene encoding protein neprosin isoform X1 yields the protein MDSFFFLAGFQENMDASSMLISMKETPTSSQYMDCNFSSTDIIYMPQMSYAQALPSKNDDDTKYYFAVHLMEDNDNGYYGISANMDVYGHNLNVGQLSAGAICIHNWEGDVNKKLNSIIVGWVVWPYRFNDSRTHLFTVWTKDNHQSTGCVNLDCPGFKLVKGSPISPGGIISPVSGINRKRQTITIRVSKESSSGDWWLYYGINGVPIPVGYFPASLFDSLSTKSTQISIGGHARSTTNNTTPPMGSGAFASNPGQAASIHDIWLIHKDGRSTPIGNDARTKVTDGKLYSASPIGRAQFFYGGPGGKS
- the LOC109777587 gene encoding protein neprosin isoform X2, translating into MDASSMLISMKETPTSSQYMDCNFSSTDIIYMPQMSYAQALPSKNDDDTKYYFAVHLMEDNDNGYYGISANMDVYGHNLNVGQLSAGAICIHNWEGDVNKKLNSIIVGWVVWPYRFNDSRTHLFTVWTKDNHQSTGCVNLDCPGFKLVKGSPISPGGIISPVSGINRKRQTITIRVSKESSSGDWWLYYGINGVPIPVGYFPASLFDSLSTKSTQISIGGHARSTTNNTTPPMGSGAFASNPGQAASIHDIWLIHKDGRSTPIGNDARTKVTDGKLYSASPIGRAQFFYGGPGGKS